Proteins found in one Choloepus didactylus isolate mChoDid1 unplaced genomic scaffold, mChoDid1.pri zz_scaffold_177_ctg1, whole genome shotgun sequence genomic segment:
- the LOC119525998 gene encoding translation initiation factor IF-2-like: PPGLESVSFPVVSSDSDSDSDISSSSPEDRLPPAGVRDPKVDKPLGESGGSTQTPSTGLTSLPGHLSGSQSSLASETGAGTTDPQGGPSPQAPPKCPSECQAAPRGRPSPLPLPTLPPAPRPLPLSLYSCHVAGDSSSSSCPRRAVLGMGETAEPGSAGPRVWLPLPGEPAPSLPGQPPELVASGLGSVPAKDTPERVPTADVGSTVPSACPGRRHVGCAAPSFLREILGERD; the protein is encoded by the exons CCTCCTGGGTTGGAATCTGTGTCTTTTCCAGTGGTTTCCAGTGACAGTGACAGCGACTCCGATATCAGCTCCTCCAGCCCGGAGGACAGACTCCCACCCGCCGGGGTCAGAGACCCAAAAGTCGACAAACCCTTGGGGGAATCAG GTGGCAGCACGCAGACCCCCAGCACAGGGCTGACCTCCCTGCCCGGCCACCTGTCCGGGAGTCAGAGCAGCCTGGCCAGCGAGACGGGGGCAGGCACCACGGACCCCCAGGGAGGCCCCTCACCCCAGGCCCCCCCAAAGTGCCCCAGTGAGTGCCAAGCCGCTCCTCGTGGCCGTCCATCTCCTCTTCCACTCCCCACTCTCCCACCTGCCCCTCGGCCTCTCCCCCTCAGTCTCTACAGCTGTCATGTGGCAGGTGACAGTTCCAGTTCTTCATGTCCACGGAGAGCTGTGTTGGGCATGGGGGAAACAG CAGAGCCAGGCAGTGCTGGGCCCCGAGTGTGGCTCCCCCTGCCCGGGGAGCCAGCCCCCAGCCTTCCCGGGCAGCCCCCCGAGTTAGTGGCCTCAGGCCTGGGGTCCGTTCCG GCAAAAGACACACCCGAGCGAGTCCCCACTGCTGACGTGGGCTCCACGGTCCCCTCAGCCTGCCCCGGGCGGAGGCACGTTGGGTGCGCGGCGCCTTCTTTCCTGCGGGAGATTCTGGGCGAGCGAGACTGA